The genomic DNA tggggagtatagtcaataatattatattatctgTGTAAAGTAACAGATTATAACTAGACTTACTATCGTGACCATATTGCAATGTAGACAAATGTCaagtcactgtattgtacacgtaaaactaatataatattgtgtgtcagttaaacctcagtaaaaaaaatacacacatttgtaATCTCTGGGATTCAGGAACAGGCAGGTCTTACTGTAATTCTCCTTTATAAGTAAAGGAGAGTAAACATTATAAAGAACACCTATATGTTTGACGCTAATATAtaagcatgtgtgcatgtatttgtactcaagaaagtaattttcttttctatatataaaaaaaaggagCTAATGCCAAGATTTGAATGGATAGTCTTTATGACTTTGAATGGTCTTTGTGTGTCAAGAATGTTAATAAGAGTAgtcacagagaggaagacagtaaTTTAGACACTAAGAAACCTTAATGAAAAAGGAAGTAAGTGAAAGGAGAGTAGTTGATTGCAATAAGGATATGAGTGGATGATACAACCTGAGGGCTTGTGTTCCCATCTTACaaagatgaaatatatacatatacttccATATACAGATGGATTCTTTCATTATTAGAAACAGAAGTGTGCTTTAGATCCGTGCTACAAATATTTCTAGATACAGATTTACTTGTCCCATCCAGTTTTACCTGTTGTTTTGGACCTATAAAGAAGTTGCTTGatgtcttattttaaatgtatgagtGAATTTTAAATTGCTATTCACAAGATGCAAAGATTAATTTCACTtgaatagaggggcgcctgagtggctcagtcatttaaacctccaactcttgatttcaattcaggtcacgatctcatgattcttgggttcgagccccacattggcctctgcaaGTcattgtagagcctgcttgagattctctctctccttctctctctgtccctccctggcttgcacactgtctctctcaaaataaatacacattcaaaaaatttttcacTTGAATAGATATGTGAGGATATTTGATTCTGCTGTGTAGTTTTGCACACACAGATCTGTGCACACTAGATTTGCCATGAACTTGAAGCTCCCTACTATTCTGCATCCATGTCACATGATATGGAAACATTCTTTCATGGTGAATTTTTATGAacatgttgaaaatttttaaatatattcatttggaAGGTATGATAAAAAACAGCATTACTAAAGTTTTACCTATAATTTTGAtgaatgttttaaattgtttttctaacatttattttttgagagacagagagagcacaagcaggggaggggcagagagagagagggagacacagaatctgaagcaggccccaagctctgagctgtcagcacagagcccaatgtggggctcaaactcatgaactgcaagatcatgacctgagctgaagttggacactttaactgactgagccacccaggcacccctttatgaATAGTTTTCAATCTAGTCTGGGGACTTGATGCAATCCTGACAAGTGAGATAACAACTTTAGTATAAATGAAGCTAACATTATTTTGGCTGTGAATTTTAAGTTTTGCTTAACAAAATAATTGTCGTAATTATTTCCTTACagttttaatataaatgaaactatACAAGTCTCTTTTACTTggcacatttattttgaaattcctttCATATTGTAGTTGACATAACTAGGTTATTTTGTTAAGtaattcttttatagttttatttttacaaatgatataGTGATCTAATATTCACCATgctataaaaatgtaagaagagTATATATGAATATTGatttcatagttaaaaaaatattgatgaacCCAAGCAGAAGGTCATTGAGGAATCTTTATAGACATTAGGTGTTAAATTGACAGATGTGGAATCAAAATTGCACATGCACAGTGGAATACTCATCATGAATTCTACTTGATGttagaatgaaagagaaatcacaaagTAAGCAGTAAgtagaaaaatgtttaaacatctTCATGTGGATCTTCTTCTATATTTGGATGCATTTTCATTACTCGTTCTATAGGAGTCTTAACAGAATCATAGCTCCATCCCTTCCTGGTAAACAACTTCTCAAGGAAGCCTGGCATCCTGTAGCCCTTGAGTTGAATGAAATCTTTAAAGGCAATTGTTCCATAAAGATCTTCAATAATATCCTTTTCAGGAACCTTCTTTCCAAAACTACCATCTTGACCTTCAAGTAAGACCTTGGGGTCAATCAAAGGTTCATCATTTATTAGCTTTTTCCACAACTTGGGCTTCAGGTACCATGCTCCATACCTCATTTTCACCCAATTGGGTTTATAAGGATTCTCTGGTGGCTGGAGTTTCTTCTCCCAATCTTTATCCTGTAAGGAGAATCTTATGCCCTCCATCTCATCTAGCCCCTTCCTGTTCTTTAGATCCATAGGAACCTGGTTTACTTTCTTCAGGCAGACCACTTTACGGGTTAGTTTGCACTCATACCCAAGGTCAAATAGTTTCATGATGAACTCTTCATCAATGCCCGAGTCTCTGAAAGTAGCAACCCATTTGCAGAATTTACGAACTTCTCTTGGTACTTTTCTTTGAAGAGGAGGAATTTTGAGCAAATCATCTgtgcttgatttcttttcttcaggAGGCACTTTGTCTGGATGTGACCCAGGAGTCTTCTTGGGAAGTTCAACTTTGGCAGGACATTTCTCACAACGCTTTGTGGgagacttccttcttttctcagtGTTCTTACAAGAAGCCCAAGTGGCCTCCAGCTTCCTGTCAGGATCCAGCACTTCCAGCACCTTTAGTAAGAGGTCTGCAGGTAGATCTTTCTCCAAATCTGGGTCGAGAGCCAAGGgatgctcagtcagttgggcctcaaTGTCCTCTAAGAATGCCTTCCGTGCTAGCTGGGCTGGTGAGAGAGTAGAAAACAGGTCTGCTTCCTTGGTCATCTTTTTATGACTCTTTGTTGGGGCAGGTTGGGGAACTCTGTGAGTAATCACAGGGAGAAAGCCCTCCTTAGGGCTGCGAGTGATCAGACCTTTACAAGGTGGACACCCCCTTCTGAAGTCATCCAGCCCCTCTTTCACAAATATCCACCTCCGGCTGTCCAGGGAGGTGGGGAACTTCAGAAGCTTCTTCTTGTGATTTGCAAAACACTTGGAAGGTAATTTGTCTTTGTACCAGGGCTTGCAGTTCATGCCCAGGGGCATTGGTTCCAGTGGCCCTGGGGCTAACAGCCACTTCTTGTTCTCCATGGTACCTCTAGCCCCCGGGCGACCGCCAGCTTTAGTGGTTTGTTTTCCAGTTGCTAGGAGACTTCgtagccaggcgcccccagattcttCCCAGAGGGGGGTCCACGCAGTTGCCTCCTGGCAGCCAGCTTTCTCCTGGGATGGGTGCCgaaacttcattcctttttgttgaaGGGTACTATTCCGTTATGTGGGCGTACTCCACACTTTAATAATCCATTCGCCTTTTAATGGGCCTGTGGGTTAATTCCAATTTGAgggtattacaaataaagctgccacAAATATTTGTGTTCATATCTTTGTACAtcatttcatttctcctgggtaaaCTTTAGCAGAGAGGAATAGCAGAAGCATATGATGGgtgtttgtttaacattttagGAAACCACCTAACTTTCCCCAAGGGGATGTTTAATATTCCTTCCAATAATGTATGAGAATTGCTCTTCGTCCACATAGTGCCCAATACTTGGTATGATTAGCCATGttaattttggctattctgataggtgtatagtggtatctcactgtgcttttaatttgcatttccctaatgactatcTGTTCATGTGCCTAGTTGCCATTTATCTCTCCtgtggtgaagtgtctgttcaaattttttacacatttttaaattgtattgctATATATCATTGAGTTATGAGTTCTTTGTGCATTCTGAATGtaagtcctttatcaaatatatgatttgtaaatttttctctcaattttttctCTCCACCTATGGCATACATTTTCATTGTCTTAACAGTGTTTTTCAAAGCGCAGAGTTTTGACATTTGATGACGTCCAAtgtatcagtttatttttttatggattgTTCTTTTTGTATTGTATCCAAGAAAACTTTCCCTATGCAAAGGTCATAAAGGTGGTTTTCATTCTGCTAAGTTTTATAAtcttaggttttacatttagatctgtcCTCTacttaaatttagtttttttaggTGACGCAAAATATGgatcaaagtttttatttttttatttttattttttgcctgtgGATATCCCATagttccagaatttttttaagaatctttttttttttaagtttatttttttggggggagacagagagagagagtgcacacacatttGCCTGAGCAGGTTAGGGACCTGTaggttagagagaaagagacaaaattccAAACAAGCTCCAtgccattagtgcagagcctgatgtggggctcaaacccacaaactgtgagaccatgacctgagctgagagcaagagttggatgcttaagtgactgagccaccagaatttttttttttttttgaaagagaagcttttctccactgaattacGTTTGTAATTTGGTAGGTGTAAGTTGTCATATTtctgtgagttcatttctggacACTTTGCTGCTTCACTGCTTTCTCTGTATACCAATTCCACACTGTGCTGATTACCTTGTATTTTATAAGTCTAAAAATAAGACTGTATTCGTCCTTCAAGTTCGTTCTTCTTCTGCGAagttgttttgactattctaggtctTTTGAATTTCTAtaggaattttagaatcagtttgtcagtgTCTATAAAAAAacctgttgggattttgattaggatttGGTGGAATCAATAAATCAATTTTGATATCTAATATTGAGTTTCCTGACCCATGAAAAAAGTCCATCTCTCCATttacatatattctttcatttatcttaGCAATATTTTGTACTTGTCAGTGCATAGttctttcacatctttttttctctaagttttccttaatattttatgttttttgatacTACTGTAActagtattataatttttagtcACCATGTTCATTgttactatatacaaaaataatttatttttgtgtattgatcttgtatcATGCAACTTTTGTAAACTGACATCAATTCTAgtagctttttttaaagtttattttttgttttgagagagagagagaatatgcaggaagagcagagaaagagggagagagagataatcctaagcaggctctgcactaacagtgcagaactcatgaaccatgagatcatgacccgagccaaaaccaagagtcagatgcttaaccccaCAGAGCCACTTGGGCACCCCATCTagtagcttttttctttttcttttttgtaaagtcCATTGAATTTTCTACATTGAGAATCATGTCATCTCTTAATAAAgatagtttcacttcttcctttccagtcagAAAAAACTTTTTCCtggccttattgcactggctagaacctACTTAtattgattattcatttttgagagacagagagagagagacagatatgagtgggggaggggcagagagagagggagaacagaatctgaaacaggctccaggctctgagatgtcagcacagagcccaacctgggtcttgaactcacaaaccgtgagatcatgacttgatccaaagttgggcactttaccaactgagccacccaggtgccccaatttttatattatttctgatcttagggggaaagccaTTAAATGTGATGCTAGCTTTAGGTTTTTTGTACGTATTGTTTTCCAGTTtaagttcctttttattcctaGAGGTCTGAGGCCTAGTGACAAATGCTTTGTTTCAGATATGTGGAttgtgtcaaatgttttttctgcaccCATTGAGATGTTCATACAGCTTTTACTTTCTAAAGTAAAGtttgctaaaataataaataacaggggcgcctgggtggctcagtcgtttgggcgtccgacttcggctcaggtcatgatctcgcagtccgtgagttcaagccccgcttcgggctctgtgctgacagctcagagcgtggagactgtttcggattctgtgtctccctctctctctgaccttcccccatttatgctctgtctctctctgtctcaaaaatgagtaaatgttaaaaaaaattaaaaaaataaataaataacagtgatTTCCATGTGgcttgaaattttctttgtgggaagatttttttgttttttgtttttttcttaactgcAAATTCAGCTTCTCTAATAGCTATAGGGATATTTAGGTTATCTGATTTTTCTTGAAGGAGTTTTAGTTTGTATATTTCAAGcaatatgtttgttttatttatattgtcaAAATTATTGTCATAAAGTATCCATACTATTTCCTTATTGTCTTTTAGTATCTGTGGAATCTATGGTAATGTCACCTCTTCCATTGTTGATTTTTGTagtttgtatcttcttttttccttttcttcctaatCAGACTGGGTACAGAATAAGACAATTTATTGACCttcttaaataaagtttttaatttcattgacttttcccattattttttgttttctttttgattggttTCTTCTCCCGACTTTGGTCTGTTGTTGTGTCACCCTTAATGGTCTGTTCATGGCAATCTACAATGCTTTTTCCAGCATGAACCTCAAAACTCTTCCAGCGTCTACTCATTACCCAATTCCAAAGCTACTTCCAtacttttaggtatttgttacagcagcaacttACTTCTTGGTACCAATTTCTTAGTCCTTTCAGGTTGCTGTAACAGAACATACTGCACTGGGTGGCTTATacacaacagaaatctatttctcacagttctcgaagctgggaagtccaagttCAGGATACAGGCAGATTAAGTATCTGGTAAGAATcaacttcctggttcatagacacccatcttttcctgtgtcctcacatggcataAAGACTTAAGAATCTCTCTaaggcctcttttataaggacattaatcccattcatgagtgCTCCACCCTCAAgacttaatcacctcccaaaggtcttATGCCCAAATACCATTATATTGGAGATTAAGTTTCCACATATAAGTTTGGGTGAGACATAGTTAGCCTGCAGCATGTGGAcattcattaaattttatatattttataacctcCACACTACTTTTTGAATTACTTTGGCTTAAAGACTATATCACTCTTAAAtagattttaacataaaaatatttaccagggctcctgggtggctcagttggttaagcatctgactcttggttttggctcaggtcatggtctcgtagTTAgggagatcaagccctacatcataCTCTGCACTAgaggcatggagcccacttgggattctctctctcccccctctctctctccctgtccctccctcactctcacttgctctctgtctctttatctctcaaaataaataaacattttaaaagtatttaccCATGTAATGGTCAGCTTCATTGTTCTTTACTCCTTGCTTTAGATCAATATATCTAttgtatcattttccttcagggaaaacaaaaatatagtgTACCATATGTCTGCTGGTGAAGAAATTGTTCTTTTCTTATATGcttgaattttttcttattttgccttgttttttaagatttttttaatgtttatttatttatttggggggagggacaaataaatgtttatttatttggggggaggggctcagcatggagcccgacatagggctcccatctcacaaccatgagatcacctgagccaagagtatcaagagttggatacttactcaactgacccacccaggtgccccatttcagagatatttttaaagatgtattttctgTGTATAGAATTCTGGGATGAtaggttttttctttcagtacttaaaaaaaagacagctccattgttttctcatttgcattgTTTTGGACAACAGGTATAAAGTCACTCTGATTTTGGTTTGTACATAATGTGTCTTTTTCCTGCCTCTGGCTACTTTCaagatgttttctttatcattgtTTTTGAGCAAATTGATTATTATGTGCCATGGTatcatttttttgtatttcttgtgGTTGTGACTTGTTGAACATCCTGAATTTGTGTGTTTATAGTTTCCATCAAATTTGCAGGGAAATTGCCCTAATTTCTCCAGATGTGTTTTCTgccttgcttttttcttctcttctttgtagATTCCAATATTCCACATATTATATTACTTGAAGTTTCATACAACTCACTGATGCTGTGCTCATTTAAatgttgtggtttttttcctttgtgatgcATTTCAGGTCATTTCTCTTGCTAGGTCTTAATGTacagtaatctttttttctgtaatatctGATCTGTCATGAATGCCTTACAATATAGCTTTCATCTTACACTTTGAAATTCTTATCTCTAGAAGTttggtttagtttgttttttcatgtctctacttaattttttgaaaattagaaatatagaCATTAAAACTGTTTTAAGGTCTTTTCCTGATAATTTTAACATCTGTATCAATTCTGGGTTGGTTTTGATTGACTGGTTCATCTCTTAATTATAGAAGTATGTTACTGCCTCTTCCACTCTAGTAATTGCTGgatgccaaaaataataaaatttacccAGGTGGGTGCTGGATTGTTttgtaattatgtaaatatttttgaaacttgtTTCTATAAGCTGTTAAATTGCTTGGAAATGGTCTGATCATTTTGGGTTCTTTTTCAGATTTAatagacagaaacagagcagtgCTCAATCTATGGCAAATTATTCCCTACTCTTCCATGTACACAACTAGTGCCTGTGAATATTGAGGCTTTCCAGTCTCGCTGGCAGGAACAGTCACTATCCTAGGCCTGGTatacatgccaggcattgttacTTATAATCTTTTTAGGTAATTCATTTCCTGGCATTAGGTAACTTCCTCATGAGCATCAATAATCAGTTGAACAAttaggatgggggtggggttggggtctGAAAGTTTCTGAAGTTTTCTCTCTGCATAAAATTCTACTTTCTGGTCTTAAAAAGTCTACCCATTTTGTTCTCCAATGTCTCTTAGCTTAATCTCTTAAATTTAGAGTGAATGTTGGCCTCTGCCTAGACTTCCCCTCCCTGAACCATGGCCTAGAAATCTATTAAGTAATCTGGGGTAACCATAGGGCTCATCTcatttgttttccatctctcAGGGACGGATCTCTACTGCCTAATGTCCAGTGTCTTACAAACTATTGTCTTATATTTCTgcacccctcccctttttttttggttgtttcaacAGGTAAATCTAGACCCTTTTTCTCTATCTTGACcagaggaaattttatttttctttctttctttctttctttttgctttgtctcCATGAATTTGGGAAGCTGCCCTCTCAAAAGTTACCCAAAGAATTCTTAACCATCAAATACCTTATCATATTCTTATCACTGATCTTAATCATTAAAAATTGTGgatcacagggcacctgggtggctcacttagttaagcatctgactcttgatttcggctcaggtcatgatttcatggttcaggagattgagccccatgtcaggctctgcactgacagtgtggagcttacttagaattctctctctctctttctctctcattataaataaataaacattaaaattttttaaatattttggatcaTACTGACATTATTGAAATTTATATTCTTCCTGAAATTTTATACCATTCAGTTTTTCTCCTAATGCTTATGATATAcatccattttgaaatacacaACATGAATACCAAACTCCTCACCATACCACATTGCTATTTATAATTCTGATCTAACATAGCTTTTCTTTTGTCATCACCAAAATTCTCCAATACAAAAAATCACAGATTAGATATCATTCCTCAGTTATGGCCTGATAATatgtctttgtgtctttgtttaAATCCATTTGGTTATTTATTCCTCTATTTACCACACATTTGTTAAGTTCTGTGCTGGATCCTCAAACTGCTGCaattaaaagtataattactCTGTTTTCCCAATAATGAAATTCCCCTTATTTCTTTGCCAATGAAATCAGCTTTTTCATATCAATTACTTCAAAAGTTGTGCCCACATTTCATCTTTGAGGTAAATCTTTTCTGAATAAGTATTGACTGGTATAGGCGAAGATTACACatcaatgaaatggaattaaATGGAGCAGTACAACTAGGGTAAACTAAGGTTGGTATCAGAAGCTGAAGTGTGaaactaggaaataaaaatgtgagcAAGAAAATAGGAACGTGGTCTAAGTCTAGAGATaattgcttgttttgttttgtttgtttgctgcaGTGTGAATCACTGGCAGACAATCTCCACTTAAATGCAGGGGCAAAGTaacattttcagatgagaaaataaagatgattagTAAGTTCACTTAAGTTTATGGCCAGAAATGGGACAAATTCTGATACTCAAATACCTTTAAAAGTTCTGTATCTTCCCACTTTGTCATATGACATTCAGATGACACTTGAGCAACTCCAGCCAtcccagccctaagcaaccactgatctacgtTCTGTCTCTTTAGATCTGCTGATTGTGGACATTtgatatgaatggaatcatagaatatgtgGTCCTTTTTTATtagcttcttttatttagcatactGTTTTCATGTGTCATCCATATTATAGCATATGCTgggtactttgtttctttttattgcaaatAATTTGTGTGGATATACTATATTCATTAATCAAttgaacatttgggttgtgtccacttttttattatgaataatgttgctataaacatttatgtacaggtttttatttttctattcagtCTTTTGAAATTCATTACTCGTATTTCCCCAGCttcattgaaatataattgacaatttaaaattttatatctttaaggTGTATGACTTAGTGAATTGTTAGACATTTATATTGTAAAACAATCAGcacagtcaagctaattaacatatccagcACCTCACACATTTAtcatcttttcttgtgtgtgttgAAAACgcttaagatctaccctcttagcaaatttcgaATATACAATAtgatattgttaaaaaaattttttacatttattcatttttgagagacacagagaggcagagcacgagtgggggagggacagagagagagggagacacagaatctgaattaggctctaggatccaagctgtcagcacagagtccaacacggggctcaaactcacgaaccaggagatcatgagctgagccaaagttggacgcttaaccaactgagccacctggggaccccaaatttcaaatatacaatatgatattgttaactatattcacagtgttgtacattagatctcctGAACTTATCTtaaataactgaaactttgtactccACCAAGCttcccacttcctcctccccccagcctctgACAATCAGCACTACAGTACTCTCTGCTTCTAGGAGTTTATTTTAGATTCTCTATggaagtgaaatcatgcagtacttgtttttctgcatctggcttatttcacttagtataacattctccaggttcatccacgttgttgaaaaaagcaggattttcttcttttttaaggctaaataatatttctgagtgtgtgtgtgtctcacgtTACCTTGATTCATCTGTGGGTGAACATgtaatttgtttccatatcttttttttaagtttatttattatttttgagagagagagaaagatagcacgtgagcagggaggggcagaaagagagagagaaactcaaacaggctccatactgtcagctcagagcctgacacggggctcaaactcacaagctgcaagatcatgacctgagccaaaactaagagtcagaaacttaaccaactgagccacccaggcacctctgtttccGTATctcggctattgtgaataatgcagcaACAAACATGGGAGTGAATGTATCTCAATATAcccatgatttcatttcctttggatttatATTGTagagtgagattgctggatcataatgTGGttctatttgtaatattttgaggaacttccatactgttttccatagtggctgtaccaatttacattcccactaacagtgcacaagggttccgttttctacacatcctcacccacacttgttatcttttatctttctgaTGAAAGCCATTttcaagtgtgaggtggtatctcattgtggttttgatttgcatgtccctgataattagtgaagTTGAGCACTCTtttatacctgttggccattcgtatgtcttctttgcagaaattcaggtcttttgtccactttttaatcaaagtgtgttgt from Leopardus geoffroyi isolate Oge1 chromosome X, O.geoffroyi_Oge1_pat1.0, whole genome shotgun sequence includes the following:
- the LOC123593988 gene encoding protein FAM47E-like; translation: MENKKWLLAPGPLEPMPLGMNCKPWYKDKLPSKCFANHKKKLLKFPTSLDSRRWIFVKEGLDDFRRGCPPCKGLITRSPKEGFLPVITHRVPQPAPTKSHKKMTKEADLFSTLSPAQLARKAFLEDIEAQLTEHPLALDPDLEKDLPADLLLKVLEVLDPDRKLEATWASCKNTEKRRKSPTKRCEKCPAKVELPKKTPGSHPDKVPPEEKKSSTDDLLKIPPLQRKVPREVRKFCKWVATFRDSGIDEEFIMKLFDLGYECKLTRKVVCLKKVNQVPMDLKNRKGLDEMEGIRFSLQDKDWEKKLQPPENPYKPNWVKMRYGAWYLKPKLWKKLINDEPLIDPKVLLEGQDGSFGKKVPEKDIIEDLYGTIAFKDFIQLKGYRMPGFLEKLFTRKGWSYDSVKTPIERVMKMHPNIEEDPHEDV